Proteins from a single region of Flavobacterium sp. YJ01:
- a CDS encoding L-rhamnose mutarotase — protein MATQKFYLALDLKDDADLIAEYKELHENVWPEIKKSIQDSGIEVLDIYCTGNRLFMIIEADADFTFEKKDQADTANEKVQEWETLMWKFQQALPWAKPGQKWILMDKIFGL, from the coding sequence ATGGCAACACAAAAATTTTATCTGGCATTAGACTTAAAAGACGATGCAGATTTGATTGCAGAATATAAAGAACTGCATGAAAATGTTTGGCCAGAAATCAAGAAAAGCATTCAAGATTCTGGAATTGAAGTTCTGGATATTTATTGTACAGGAAACCGCTTGTTTATGATTATCGAAGCAGATGCTGATTTTACTTTCGAAAAGAAAGACCAAGCCGATACGGCAAACGAAAAAGTTCAGGAATGGGAAACTTTAATGTGGAAATTCCAACAAGCTTTACCATGGGCAAAACCAGGACAAAAATGGATTTTAATGGATAAGATATTTGGATTGTAA